In Nitrospinota bacterium, a single genomic region encodes these proteins:
- a CDS encoding O-acetyl-ADP-ribose deacetylase: MEFLDGKIKVKRGDITTEKVDAVVNAANSTLLGGGGVDGAIHRRGGSAILEECREIRKTKYPDGLPAGEAVMTTGGEMPAKYVIHTVGPIWHGGKKDEEKKLKDCYLNSLKVAVDNQCKTIAFPAISTGVYGYPRELAAKVSSKAAKDFLEEHKEIEKVIFVFFSEDDMEIFLDHCIF; the protein is encoded by the coding sequence ATGGAATTCTTGGATGGTAAAATAAAAGTGAAAAGAGGAGACATAACAACTGAAAAGGTAGATGCTGTTGTCAATGCCGCTAATAGTACACTTCTTGGAGGCGGTGGTGTGGATGGGGCGATTCATAGGAGGGGAGGTTCGGCCATTTTAGAGGAGTGCAGGGAGATTAGAAAGACCAAATATCCTGATGGATTGCCTGCAGGAGAGGCAGTGATGACAACAGGAGGAGAGATGCCAGCAAAATACGTTATCCATACAGTAGGTCCAATCTGGCATGGAGGGAAAAAGGATGAAGAGAAAAAACTAAAAGATTGCTATTTGAATTCGTTAAAAGTAGCTGTTGATAATCAATGCAAGACCATTGCCTTTCCAGCAATCTCAACAGGTGTTTATGGTTATCCAAGGGAGTTGGCTGCGAAGGTATCTTCAAAAGCTGCAAAAGATTTCCTAGAAGAACATAAAGAGATTGAAAAGGTCATTTTTGTTTTCTTTTCAGAAGATGATATGGAAATATTTCTTGATCATTGTATTTTTTGA
- a CDS encoding TVP38/TMEM64 family protein: MKKSSLKKLVLIFLILSILIFIKYLDIFHFFTLENIKTQRGFLLEYVQDKYIASIISFIFIYVFVTAFSIPGATVLTLLGGFLFMPLFATIYVNIGATIGASLIFLAARYLIGNRVQQKYSERLAAFNREIEKHGKNYLLTLRLIPIFPFFLVNLLPALTKIPFKTFFWTTSLGIIPGTFVYAYAGRQFGSINSINEIFSIKIFVAFTLLGLMTLVPVVLKRFKKEAFT, encoded by the coding sequence GTGAAAAAATCGAGTCTAAAAAAACTTGTATTAATCTTTCTTATTCTTAGTATTTTAATTTTTATTAAATATCTTGATATTTTTCATTTTTTTACTCTTGAGAATATTAAAACACAGAGAGGATTTCTCTTAGAATACGTACAAGATAAATATATAGCATCTATTATTTCCTTTATTTTTATCTATGTTTTTGTAACGGCTTTTTCTATACCCGGGGCTACTGTTCTCACTTTGCTAGGAGGGTTCTTATTTATGCCTCTTTTTGCAACGATCTATGTTAATATTGGTGCAACCATTGGTGCCAGCTTGATTTTTCTGGCTGCTCGGTATCTGATAGGAAACCGGGTTCAACAGAAATATTCTGAGAGGTTAGCTGCCTTTAACAGAGAAATTGAAAAACATGGAAAGAACTACTTATTGACTCTCAGGCTGATTCCGATATTTCCATTCTTCTTGGTTAATTTATTGCCTGCCCTGACAAAAATACCCTTTAAGACCTTCTTCTGGACAACCTCTTTAGGGATTATTCCCGGGACCTTTGTTTATGCGTATGCAGGAAGACAGTTTGGAAGTATCAATTCTATAAATGAGATATTTTCAATAAAGATATTCGTAGCATTTACTTTGCTTGGTCTTATGACCCTTGTTCCTGTTGTTTTAAAGAGGTTCAAAAAAGAAGCCTTCACTTAG